The Stigmatella aurantiaca DW4/3-1 genome contains the following window.
CCACCACCTCCGCCAGCTCCGGGCCATCCCCGGTCACAAAGCCCAGTCCGTCGATCCACCACTGCATCAGCCGGTTCGCCTTGAACGCCCCATGAATGATGCCATGCGGCAGGTACCCGAGCCGCTCATACAGCTCGACGGTGAGCATGCATTGATCGAACGCGAGCGGCCGGCCGTGATAGCCGACGATCAGCTTCGCGCCTGGCGCCAGCAGGGTCTCCAGCCCAACGGCTTCGTAACGGTGCCAGACCCGCAGGGCCCGGAACCCCGCCAGCCACGCAGCCAGAGGCGCCCCCTCTGCATGCCTCATGAACCCACCCGGTAGAGCAGTGCCCCTCGGGAGACCCCAGCCCCCACGCCCGCCATGAGGATCCGGTCCCCCGGACGCACGGACCGCGTCCGGAGGAGGCGATCCAAGCTGACCGGGATCGCCGCCGCGCCCACACTTCCTATCTCCTCGACGACCGGAACCGTCCTGGCCGGATCCAGCCCGAGCGCCTCGATGACCGAGTGGAACATGGAACCATTGGGCTGATGCGGCAGGACCCATTCGATCTCGCTCAGGGCCACCTGGGCCTGCTCCAGCACGGCCTGGGTGGCGCTGGACAAGGCCTCCATGGCGATGCGCCGGATCTCCTCCTTCCCGGCGAAGAACTCCACCCGCTCGGGCTGGCCGGTGAGCAGGGGGTGCGCCATGAACGTGTCCGGGGGCAAGGTGCCATTGTTGGACAGCACCGAGCCGAGCAGTCCCTCTGCCGCACGCGCGGCCCCGAGCACCACGGCGGCGGCCGCGTCTCCCAGCACCAGGTACGAGCGCGGGGAATCCGCGGCCACCGCGCGGGAGAGCATCTCCACGGTGACGATGGCCACGGGCCCCAGCCCCGTGGCGATCGAGCGGGCCGCGACGTCGAAGGCCGACAAAAAGCCCATGCAGGCATTGTTGAGATCGAACGCATCACACGAGCCGGAGAGCCCCAGTGCGGCGGCGACCTGGTTGGCGGTCGCGGGGATGAGGGTGTCTCCCCCGGTGGAGTTGACGAAGATCAGCCGGCGCAGCCCGTCGGCCGGGAGCCCCGCCGTGTCGAGCGCGCGGCGCAGCACCTCCGCGCCCACTTCCGCCATGCGCGTTCCAGGCTCGCTCCAGTGGCGTGTGCGAATGCCCGTCCGGGACGCCACGGTCTGGGGATCCCGTCCCAGTGCCGTGGCCAGCTCCGCCGTCGTCACCGCCCGTCCAGGCGCGGCACTGGCCGTGCCCAGGATGCGTACAGGAATCATCGCCACCTCCGCGTTGGCACTGCGCTCACGTCACGGCAAACCATTGGGCCGTCGCCGCCAAGATCGACGGCGCCTGGACATCCCCGCTGGCAACGCACTGCTTCAGGTGCCGCAGCAACGTCTGGAAGGTGGCGATCGCCGCCGTGTAGCACGAGAGCCCCGCGTA
Protein-coding sequences here:
- a CDS encoding 3-oxoacyl-ACP synthase III family protein; this encodes MIPVRILGTASAAPGRAVTTAELATALGRDPQTVASRTGIRTRHWSEPGTRMAEVGAEVLRRALDTAGLPADGLRRLIFVNSTGGDTLIPATANQVAAALGLSGSCDAFDLNNACMGFLSAFDVAARSIATGLGPVAIVTVEMLSRAVAADSPRSYLVLGDAAAAVVLGAARAAEGLLGSVLSNNGTLPPDTFMAHPLLTGQPERVEFFAGKEEIRRIAMEALSSATQAVLEQAQVALSEIEWVLPHQPNGSMFHSVIEALGLDPARTVPVVEEIGSVGAAAIPVSLDRLLRTRSVRPGDRILMAGVGAGVSRGALLYRVGS